A window of the Desulforegula conservatrix Mb1Pa genome harbors these coding sequences:
- a CDS encoding transposase gives MAKNMIQFQKGKSIHEFLSEYGTEDKCQDSLFRLRWPHGFSCPNCGGSKFCELKSRDLYQCHKCHHQASVKAGT, from the coding sequence ATGGCAAAAAATATGATCCAATTTCAAAAAGGAAAGAGTATTCACGAATTCCTGTCCGAATATGGGACCGAAGATAAGTGCCAAGACTCATTATTCAGACTTAGATGGCCGCATGGTTTTAGTTGTCCGAATTGCGGCGGTTCGAAATTTTGCGAGCTCAAATCAAGAGATCTGTACCAATGCCACAAGTGTCACCATCAGGCGTCGGTAAAGGCCGGAACTAT